Proteins encoded within one genomic window of Fibrobacterota bacterium:
- a CDS encoding DUF2167 domain-containing protein, producing MQGFRAPFVLASAFALALASLPASASPKLSPAPSIPGLADSSFSQGGQGSAPDSAMAALIEMDKRLSYRTGEIKLDGGLATLKLPEGYRYLDAKQSQTVLTSFWGNPPDIHTLGMIWAPGQEPLGEGSWAVIIQSEAEGYVKDDDAEKIDYEDLLKTMKKSTEENNKERVKQGYSAMHLLGWAEKPYYDKAAHKLHWAKELRAEGSDHNSLNYDIRILGRRGVLILTAVATMRELATVKAGMPPVLAAVEFDPGNRYSEFDPKIDKVATYGIAALVAGGVLAKVGFFKLLLIGLLAAKKFIVIGLLAVVAFFRRLFKGPAAQKETAEVTRPLPESEKRQG from the coding sequence ATGCAAGGATTTCGCGCGCCCTTCGTTCTCGCGTCCGCCTTCGCTTTAGCCTTAGCCAGCCTACCTGCTTCGGCATCCCCCAAGCTGTCGCCCGCCCCGTCCATTCCCGGTCTCGCCGATAGTTCCTTTTCCCAAGGGGGCCAAGGCTCGGCCCCGGACAGCGCCATGGCGGCCCTAATCGAGATGGACAAACGCCTAAGCTACCGAACCGGCGAGATCAAGCTCGATGGGGGCCTGGCCACCCTCAAGCTTCCGGAAGGGTATCGCTACCTCGATGCCAAGCAGTCGCAAACGGTGCTGACCTCGTTCTGGGGCAATCCGCCCGACATCCATACCCTGGGGATGATATGGGCTCCGGGCCAGGAGCCCTTAGGCGAAGGCTCATGGGCGGTCATCATCCAGTCCGAAGCGGAAGGCTACGTGAAGGACGATGATGCGGAGAAGATCGATTACGAAGATCTGCTCAAGACCATGAAGAAATCCACCGAGGAGAATAACAAGGAGCGCGTCAAGCAGGGATACTCGGCCATGCACCTGCTGGGATGGGCCGAGAAGCCGTATTACGATAAGGCCGCGCATAAGCTGCATTGGGCCAAGGAGCTGCGCGCGGAGGGAAGCGACCACAACTCCCTCAATTACGATATCCGCATCCTGGGCCGCCGCGGGGTCCTGATCCTGACCGCGGTGGCGACCATGCGGGAGCTGGCGACGGTGAAGGCGGGTATGCCGCCGGTGCTGGCGGCCGTGGAGTTCGATCCCGGGAACCGCTACAGCGAGTTCGATCCCAAGATCGACAAGGTGGCCACCTACGGCATCGCGGCCCTGGTCGCCGGCGGCGTGCTGGCCAAGGTCGGTTTCTTCAAATTGCTTCTGATCGGGCTGTTGGCGGCCAAGAAATTCATCGTGATCGGTCTGTTGGCTGTGGTGGCCTTCTTCCGGCGCCTCTTCAAGGGCCCCGCGGCCCAGAAGGAAACCGCCGAGGTAACGCGCCCGTTACCTGAAAGCGAGAAGCGGCAGGGTTAG
- a CDS encoding class I SAM-dependent RNA methyltransferase, translated as MFPGGKTTPGPGEVFETTIEKLVPGGDGLARLDGRVVFIPFTLPGEKVRARVTEAKKDFLRAIALEILEPSPDRAPPPCPVFGRCGGCDWQHIAPPAQLRQKLALAEDALRRVGGLAFPGLTIEGGEPWRYRNRVQIHRDASGTAGFLARASHDLVPIRDCPISRPAFGPLFAPAPAPGTGARPLETGARFPASRPFAGTRRFSAWSHPLPDGDFLISADPAAAGLCPTGEAAEIAAPLLGKTLRFDLRCFFQSNLEMTARLVPYALEGLSGRLALDLYCGVGLFGTFLADRFEQVLAVEENPAALEYARRNIGVTHGFLRGRVEELLQAERGPLAEAEPDTIVVDPPRTGLDRAVAGFLIAKRPARLVYVSCDPVTLARDLKSLLAAGFALEDLRLFDFYPQTAHVEAVAKLAWRGIF; from the coding sequence ATGTTCCCAGGCGGAAAAACGACCCCCGGCCCCGGAGAAGTCTTCGAGACGACCATCGAAAAGCTGGTGCCCGGGGGCGATGGCTTGGCCCGCCTGGACGGAAGGGTGGTTTTCATCCCCTTCACCCTGCCCGGTGAGAAGGTCCGCGCCCGCGTAACCGAAGCGAAAAAGGATTTCCTCCGCGCGATTGCCCTGGAGATCCTCGAACCCTCGCCCGATCGCGCGCCGCCGCCCTGCCCCGTGTTCGGCCGTTGCGGCGGCTGCGATTGGCAACATATCGCGCCGCCCGCCCAACTCCGCCAGAAGCTGGCCCTCGCCGAAGACGCCTTGCGCCGGGTGGGCGGACTCGCGTTCCCCGGGCTTACCATCGAAGGCGGGGAACCTTGGCGTTACCGTAACCGCGTGCAAATCCATCGCGACGCCTCCGGCACGGCCGGCTTCCTGGCGCGCGCCAGCCATGACTTGGTGCCCATCCGCGATTGCCCCATCTCCCGGCCGGCCTTCGGGCCCCTCTTCGCGCCCGCCCCCGCGCCGGGAACGGGCGCCCGCCCGTTGGAGACGGGCGCCCGCTTCCCGGCTTCCCGACCCTTCGCCGGTACGCGCCGCTTCTCAGCCTGGAGCCATCCCCTGCCCGATGGCGACTTCCTCATCAGCGCCGATCCCGCCGCCGCGGGACTGTGCCCGACGGGCGAAGCCGCGGAAATCGCCGCACCCCTTTTGGGCAAGACCTTGCGCTTCGATTTGCGCTGCTTCTTCCAAAGCAACCTGGAGATGACGGCGCGCCTGGTCCCTTACGCGCTGGAAGGGCTCTCCGGCCGCCTGGCGCTGGATCTGTATTGCGGCGTGGGCCTGTTCGGGACTTTCCTGGCGGACCGGTTCGAGCAGGTGCTGGCCGTGGAGGAGAATCCGGCCGCCCTGGAGTACGCGCGACGTAACATCGGAGTTACCCATGGTTTCCTGCGCGGCCGCGTGGAGGAACTGCTCCAGGCCGAACGCGGGCCTTTAGCCGAAGCGGAACCGGATACCATCGTGGTCGATCCCCCGCGCACCGGGCTCGATCGGGCCGTGGCCGGATTCCTGATCGCCAAACGGCCGGCGCGGCTGGTATACGTCTCTTGCGACCCGGTGACCTTGGCGCGCGACTTGAAATCGCTTCTGGCCGCGGGTTTCGCCTTGGAGGATTTGCGCCTGTTCGATTTCTACCCGCAGACCGCGCACGTGGAAGCGGTCGCGAAGCTGGCTTGGCGCGGGATTTTTTAG